One part of the Amphiura filiformis chromosome 5, Afil_fr2py, whole genome shotgun sequence genome encodes these proteins:
- the LOC140152160 gene encoding cytochrome P450 3A18-like, with protein MGIKGPFPLPLLGNFLTLGKGMIPSYDKWSKKYGKYFGIYFGRQSALVITDADMARQILIKDFPSFQSRILPSFSSPYLADTIIESTGEVWKRGRSYMSPTFSGSKMKQMVPAMNSKCDILMEVLKNKEGKSFDSKPVFGAYVLDIVACCAYGLESDCQRNPDDTFLNHAKTILEVDMKSPAFISRLLFPFLTPLLNKFRVFDITPKKDLDFFADIVRTAIELRTESGGTGKKDFLQLMMDAAETGGDDSVNGDKDGPKKKIPLTERELIGQVR; from the exons GGTATGATTCCATCATATGATAAATGGTCAAAGAAGTATGGCAAATATTTTGG CATATATTTTGGGAGACAATCAGCATTGGTAATAACAGATGCGGATATGGCCAGACAGATTCTCATCAAAGATTTTCCAAGCTTTCAAAGTAGAATT CTTCCATCATTTTCCAGTCCCTACTTGGCAGACACTATAATAGAATCTACTGGTGAAGTATGGAAGAGAGGAAGGAGTTATATGAGCCCAACATTCAGTGGATCTAAGATGAAACAG ATGGTACCTGCTATgaatagtaaatgtgatatcttgATGGAAGTCTTAAAGAACAAGGAGGGCAAAAGTTTTGATAGTAAACC TGTTTTTGGAGCCTATGTTCTTGATATTGTTGCATGCTGTGCTTATGGGTTAGAATCAGACTGTCAGAGAAATCCAGATGATACATTCCTGAATCATGCCAAAACGATTCTTGAAGTGGACATGAAGAGCCCTGCATTTATCTCTAGAT TGTTGTTTCCATTCCTAACACCACTTCTCAACAAATTCAGGGTATTTGATATAACACCGAAGAAAGACCTGGATTTCTTTGCTGATATTGTCAGAACAGCCATTGAATTAAGAACAGAGAGTGGAGGAACTGGG AAGAAGGATTTTCTTCAGTTAATGATGGATGCCGCAGAGACAGGAGGAGATGACTCTGTAAATGGTGATAAAGATGgtccaaagaagaagataccacTCACtgaaagggaactcataggacaggtaagatag